From the Gemmatimonadota bacterium genome, the window GCCAGGCGCGCTTGATGCACAGGGCGCCAGAGACGGCCCCCTCCAGTTCGTTGCCCTGGTCGTCCACCAGGCACGGCTCCACGCCGAAGCAGGGCCGGGTGGCGGAACCGGGTTTCAGGGCGGTAGCGCCGGGGTACGGGGCGATGAGGATGCCGCCGGTCTCGGTCTGCCACCAGGTGTCCGCGATGGGGCAGCGTCCCTCGCCGACCACGTGGTAATACCATTCCCAGGCTTCCGGGTTGATGGGCTCGCCCACGCTGCCGAGCACGCGCAGGCTGCTGCGGTCGTGCTTCTTCACGAACTCATCGCCCTGCCCCATCAGTGCGCGCAACGCGGTAGGCGCGGTATAGAAGATGTTGACCCGGTGCTTTTCGACCACCTGCCAGAAACGGCCTGCGTCGGGATAAGTGGGCACGCCCTCGAACATCAGGGTGATGGCGCCGTTGCACAGGGGACCGTAAACAATGTAGGAATGCCCCGTCACCCAGCCCACGTCGGCGGTGCACCAGTAAACCTCGCCGTCACGGTAATCAAACACGTACTTGTGGGTCAGGGCGGTGTACAGCAGGTAGCCGCCGGTGGTGTGCAGGACGCCCTTGGGCTTGCCGGTGGAGCCCGAGGTGTAGAGGATGAACAGCGGGTCTTCCGCGTCCATTACCTCCGGCGGGCAGTCGTCCGCGGCCTGCTCCACCTGTTCGTGGTACCAGACGTCCCGGCCCGCGGTCCAGTCCACGTCCGCGCCGGAGCGTCTTACCACGATCACGCTGTGCACGTCCGGGCACTGCTCCAGGGCCTTGTCGGTGTTCGCCTTGAGCGGCGTGGTGCGGCCGCCGCGCACGGTCTCGTCCGCGGTGACGACCACCCGGCAGTCGGAATCCAGGATGCGGTCCTTGAGCGCCTCCGGCGAGAAGCCGCCGAATACCACCGAGTGCACCGCGCCGATGCGGGCGCAGGCCAGCATGGCCACGGCCGCCTCGGGAATCATGGGCATGTAGATGGACACGCGGTCGCCCTTGCCGGCGCCCCTGGCCTTCAGGACGTTGGCGAACCGGCATACTTCCCGGTGCAGTTCCCGGTAGGTGATCTTTTTGTCGATAGCGGGATCATCACCCTCCCAGATGATGGCGACGTCGTCACCGCGGGTCTCCAGGTGCCGGTCCAGGCAGTTGTACGAGACGTTCAGTTGCGCGCCTGCGAACCACTTGATGTCCACCCTGTCATAATCCCAGTCCTGGACCTTGTCCCATTTTTTATACCAGCTTACGAATTTTTCCGCCTGTTCAGCCCAGAACGCTTCGGGTTCGTTGATCGAGTGCGCGTACATCTCTTTGTACTGTTCCGCGCCGATATGTGCGGTGGTCGCAAGCGCCGCAGGCGCCGGGTAAACCTTTACTTCTGACATACTGTTCCTCTCCGGTCTTGTTATTGTCGATAAGGGTGTAGTGTACATGATTCGCTGTCACTTTTTCGCACCTTATTTGTTAAAAAACAACCATTTCCGGCAGTTTACGGCGCGGTAAAAAAAAGAACGAAAAAAAGTTCGCCTTGCCG encodes:
- the acs gene encoding acetate--CoA ligase translates to MSEVKVYPAPAALATTAHIGAEQYKEMYAHSINEPEAFWAEQAEKFVSWYKKWDKVQDWDYDRVDIKWFAGAQLNVSYNCLDRHLETRGDDVAIIWEGDDPAIDKKITYRELHREVCRFANVLKARGAGKGDRVSIYMPMIPEAAVAMLACARIGAVHSVVFGGFSPEALKDRILDSDCRVVVTADETVRGGRTTPLKANTDKALEQCPDVHSVIVVRRSGADVDWTAGRDVWYHEQVEQAADDCPPEVMDAEDPLFILYTSGSTGKPKGVLHTTGGYLLYTALTHKYVFDYRDGEVYWCTADVGWVTGHSYIVYGPLCNGAITLMFEGVPTYPDAGRFWQVVEKHRVNIFYTAPTALRALMGQGDEFVKKHDRSSLRVLGSVGEPINPEAWEWYYHVVGEGRCPIADTWWQTETGGILIAPYPGATALKPGSATRPCFGVEPCLVDDQGNELEGAVSGALCIKRAWPGQMRTVYGDHERFIDTYFKMFPGRYFTGDGARRDEDGYYWITGRVDDVINVSGHRMGTAEVESALVLHDAVAEAAVVGFPHDIKGQGIYAYVTLMQESEPSPELRRELVLHVRKEIGPIASPDEIQWAPGLPKTRSGKIMRRILRKIAANELDNLGDTSTLADPAVVDDLVENRAAR